One stretch of Prunus persica cultivar Lovell chromosome G1, Prunus_persica_NCBIv2, whole genome shotgun sequence DNA includes these proteins:
- the LOC18791535 gene encoding transcription initiation factor IIA subunit 2, with amino-acid sequence MATFELYRRSTIGMCLTETLDEMVQNGTLSPELAIQVLVQFDKSMTEALETQVKSKVSIKGHLHTYRFCDNVWTFILQDALFKNEDSQETVGRVKIVACDSKLLTQ; translated from the exons ATGGCGACGTTTGAGCTCTACAGGAGGTCGACGATCGGAATGTGTTTGACTGAGACTTTGGATGAGATGGTTCAGAACGGTACTCTCAGTCCCGAGCTCGCCATTCAGGTTCTCGTTCAGTTCGACAAG TCAATGACTGAAGCTTTGGAAACCCAAGTGAAGAGCAAGGTCAGCATCAAG GGACATCTGCACACCTACAGATTCTGCGACAATGTTTGGACCTTCATCTTACAGGACGCTTTGTTCAAGAACGAGGATAGCCAGGAAACTGTTGGCCGTGTTAAAATAGTGGCATGTGACTCAAAGCTGCTCACACAATGA
- the LOC109946756 gene encoding uncharacterized protein LOC109946756: MEGMKASSSSTSSNTGMMSRMKKDCLFFYVSLQEGFRNLKAFFVGQAKKLTARNEQEATEAELRTSKMQVEAADAAEETKKRLSNSKSV, encoded by the coding sequence ATGGAAGGGATGAAAGCATCTTCATCGTCAACCTCATCAAACACAGGCATGATGTCTCGCATGAAGAAAGATTGCTTGTTTTTCTATGTTTCTTTGCAAGAGGGTTTTCGCAATCTTAAGGCCTTCTTCGTTGGTCAGGCTAAGAAGTTGACGGCAAGAAACGAGCAAGAAGCAACGGAAGCAGAGCTTCGCACAAGCAAAATGCAAGTTGAAGCTGCCGATGCAGCtgaggaaacaaaaaagagactCAGCAACAGCAAATCTgtgtaa